Proteins encoded together in one Microcebus murinus isolate Inina chromosome 18, M.murinus_Inina_mat1.0, whole genome shotgun sequence window:
- the SCARF1 gene encoding scavenger receptor class F member 1 has translation MGLGLLLPLLLLCSRGAQGSELDPKGQHVCMASSPSAELQCCPGWRQKDQECTIPVCEGPDACWEDEVCVKPGLCRCKPGFFGAQCSSRCPGQYWGPDCRESCPCHPHGQCEPATGVCQCQADRWGSRCEFACLCGPHGRCDPATGACRCEPGWWSSTCRRPCQCNPAAARCDPATGACLCEPGWWGRRCSFRCACNGSPCAQESGRCACRPGWWGPECRQQCECARGRCSAASGQCACPAGFRGARCELPCAAGSYGPQCRDRCGHCKQNEPCSPDTGRCASCEPGWNGTQCHQPCPPGTFGESCRQQCPRCWLGEACQPDTGHCQRCDPGWLGPRCEDPCPTGTFGEGCGSPCPTCVQGACDAVTGDCVCSAGYWGSSCNISCPSGFYGNNCSVPCECPEASCHPVSGACQLGHHSQDAALIAGILVPLLLLLLGLACCACCCWAARSDLKDRPVRDGTAVSRMKLQVCGTLASLGSALPCGSLSTHKLPWVTVSHHDPEIPFNHSFIEPPSAGWASDDSFSSDPESGEEDEGPAYCVPPQEGMVPEAQAASSEASLTGGPFPPPEDTSTPFAIPRTSSLARAKRPSVSFAEGTKFAPQSRRSSGELSSPLRKPKRLSRGAQTGPEGQEAEESMGPEQAETDEAPPAAASPRDSATGRRCVPLGGRTVAERVEAIEGSVQENPGSVTTIYMLAGTPRGSEGPVRSVLRRFGSFQKGQAEPKVKSAIPKPPRRALSRNKGSPGLASGSPSQSLHSAPSAELTGAMESTGVRPEEAARGLGTGIESSGRAQELVSGGGLPEQDPQKQAEEEGQEEPQYENVVPISGPPEP, from the exons ATGGGGCTGGGACTGCTGCTCCCATTGCTGCTGCTGTGCTCTCGGGGGGCCCAGGGGTCCGAGCTGGACCCCAAGGGGCAGCACGTCTGCATGGCCAGCAG CCCCTCTGCTGAGCTGcagtgctgcccaggctggaggcagAAAGATCAAGAATGCACCATCC CCGTCTGCGAGGGGCCGGACGCCTGCTGGGAGGATGAGGTGTGCGTGAAACCAGGCCTCTGTCGGTGCAAACCTGGATTCTTCGGGGCGCAGTGCAGCTCTC GTTGCCCGGGCCAGTACTGGGGCCCCGACTGCCGCGAGAGCTGCCCCTGCCACCCGCACGGCCAGTGCGAGCCGGCCACGGGCGTGTGCCAGTGCCAAGCCGACCGCTGGGGCAGCCGCTGCGAGTTCGCCTGCCTCTGTGGCCCCCACGGACGCTGCGACCCCGCGACGGGCGCGTGCCGCTGCGAGCCGGGCTGGTGGTCGTCCACGTGCCGCCGCCCGTGCCAGTGCAACCCGGCGGCGGCGCGCTGCGACCCCGCGACGGGCGCCTGCCTGTGCGAGCCGGGCTGGTGGGGCCGCCGCTGCAGCTTCCGCTGCGCCTGCAACGGGTCGCCGTGCGCGCAGGAGTCGGGCCGCTGCGCCTGCCGGCCGGGCTGGTGGGGCCCCGAGTGCCGGCAGCAGTGCGAGTGCGCGCGCGGCCGCTGCAGCGCCGCCTCCGGCCAGTGCGCCTGCCCCGCCGGCTTCCGCGGCGCGCGCTGCGAGCTGCCCTGCGCCGCCGGCAGCTACGGGCCGCAGTGCCGGGACCG CTGTGGCCACTGCAAGCAGAATGAGCCGTGTTCTCCAGACACGGGCCGCTGTGCGTCCTGCGAGCCAGGCTGGAACGGGACCCAGtgccaccagccctgcccacctggcACCTTTGGAGAGAGCTGCAGGCAGCAGTGCCCCCGCTGCTGGCTTGGGGAGGCCTGTCAGCCAGACACTGGGCACTGTCAGCGCTGTGACCCTGGCTGGCTGGGGCCCAG GTGTGAAGACCCCTGCCCCACTGGCACCTTTGGAGAGGGCTGtggctctccctgccccacctgtgTTCAGGGGGCCTGTGACGCTGTGACAGGGGACTGTGTCTGCAGTGCCGGCTACTGGGGGTCCAG CTGCAACATTTCCTGCCCATCTGGCTTCTATGGAAACAACTGCTCAGTGCCCTGTGAATGCCCAGAAGCATCCTGCCACCCTGTCTCCGGGGCCTGCCAGCTAG GCCATCACAGCCAGGATGCCGCCCTCATCGCGGGCATTCTCgtgcctctgctgctgctgctcctgggccTCGCCTGCTGcgcctgctgctgctgggccGCCCGCTCGGACCTCAAGGACAG GCCGGTGAGAGATGGAACTGCCGTGTCCAGGATGAAGCTGCAGGTCTGCGGGACACTGGCCAGCTTGGGCTCTGCACTGCCCTGTGGCTCCCTCAGCACCCACAAGCTACCCTGGGTGACAG TCTCGCACCACGACCCGGAGATCCCCTTCAACCACAGCTTCATCGAGCCGCCCTCTGCTGGCTGGGCCTCTGACGACTCCTTCTCTTCGGATCCCGAGTCTGGAGAGGAGGACGAGGGTCCTGCCTACTGCGTGCCACCCCAAGAAG GGATGGTCCCTGAGGCCCAAGCAGCGTCATCAGAGGCCAGCCTGACTGgaggccccttccctccccccgaGGACACCTCCACACCATTCGCCATCCCCCGCACCTCCAGCCTAGCCCGGGCCAAGCGGCCGTCAGTCTCCTTTGCGGAAGGCACCAAATTTGCACCGCAGAGTCGCCGAAGCTCAGGGGAGCTCTCCAGCCCACTCCGAAAGCCCAAGAGGCTTTCCCGGGGAGCCCAGACAGGTCCTGAGGGCCAGGAGGCCGAAGAGTCCATGGGCCCAGAGCAAGCAGAAACGGACGAGGCCCCCCCTGCTGCTGCCAGCCCCAGGGATTCAGCCACCGGCCGCCGGTGTGTTCCGCTCGGTGGCCGGACAGTGGCTGAGCGTGTGGAAGCCATCGAGGGCAGCGTTCAGGAGAACCCGGGCTCTGTGACCACGATCTACATGCTGGCAGGGACACCCCGGGGATCTGAAGGCCCTGTCCGGTCCGTCCTCCGCCGTTTTGGTAGCTTCCAGAAAGGCCAGGCGGAGCCCAAGGTCAAGAGTGCCATCCCTAAGCCTCCACGCCGGGCCCTGAGTCGGAACAAGGGCAGCCCTGGGCTGGCCTCTGGTTCTCCCAGCCAGAGCCTCCACTCAGCCCCAAGTGCTGAACTCACTGGGGCCATGGAGTCGACAGGAGTCAGACCAGAGGAAGCGGccagggggctggggactggcATTGAGAGCTCAGGGAGGGCCCAGGAGCTGGTGTCTGGGGGTGGCCTCCCAGAACAGGATCCCCAGAAGCAGGCTgaagaggaagggcaggaggagccCCAGTATGAGAATGTTGTACCCATCTCTGGGCCACCAGAGCCCTGA